The Nocardia arthritidis genome has a window encoding:
- a CDS encoding cupin domain-containing protein, with amino-acid sequence MHVIQAEETPKFEVPGIEFTGMAAPSRGSKELCTWRITVAPHRASDDPHVLDRDEIFMLTSGRLEISGRVVRAGDTVVIPAGEPITVANPNDEPAEAFVAIAAGFAAKMADGPAVRPPWAQ; translated from the coding sequence ATGCACGTCATCCAGGCCGAGGAAACCCCGAAGTTCGAGGTTCCCGGCATCGAATTCACCGGAATGGCCGCGCCGAGCCGCGGCTCGAAAGAGCTCTGTACCTGGCGCATCACCGTCGCACCCCATCGGGCCAGCGACGATCCGCACGTACTCGATCGCGACGAGATCTTCATGCTCACCTCGGGTCGGCTCGAGATCAGCGGTCGAGTCGTGCGCGCGGGCGATACCGTCGTCATCCCCGCGGGCGAACCCATCACCGTCGCCAACCCGAACGACGAACCGGCCGAGGCCTTCGTCGCGATCGCGGCGGGCTTCGCCGCCAAGATGGCCGATGGCCCCGCTGTGCGGCCGCCGTGGGCGCAGTAG
- a CDS encoding MarR family winged helix-turn-helix transcriptional regulator: MSAAPQDLGILMGLAYQEFVRQLREALAEQGFGDAGPSYGYVFRSLAERPMNTSELADRLTITKQGAAQLIEEMCERGYVERRANPADRRAKLLYLSDKGNRALAAARRFHRDFERELTEANDADSVAALRRMLTAIATEERLADPRWRSPHV; this comes from the coding sequence ATGAGCGCAGCGCCGCAAGACCTCGGCATACTCATGGGCCTGGCCTACCAGGAATTCGTCCGCCAACTCCGCGAGGCACTGGCCGAACAGGGTTTCGGTGATGCGGGCCCGTCCTACGGCTACGTATTCCGCAGCCTCGCCGAGCGGCCGATGAACACCAGCGAGCTGGCCGACCGACTGACGATCACCAAACAGGGTGCGGCCCAACTGATCGAGGAGATGTGCGAACGCGGCTACGTCGAACGCCGCGCAAACCCGGCCGACCGGCGCGCCAAACTGCTCTACCTGAGCGATAAGGGCAATCGGGCGCTGGCCGCCGCCCGGCGCTTCCACCGCGACTTCGAGCGCGAACTGACCGAGGCCAACGACGCGGACAGCGTCGCGGCGCTGCGGCGCATGCTCACCGCGATCGCCACCGAGGAACGGCTGGCCGATCCGCGATGGCGGTCACCGCATGTGTGA
- a CDS encoding glycosyltransferase family 4 protein yields the protein MRVAIVAESFLPNMNGVVNSVLRVLDHLDRHGHEALIVAPDTVRGLPRAPHRHGRFPVHRVPAVMVPKISSLPVGLPQPGITAAIAAFDADVVHLASPFLLGAGGLGAALRLDLPTVAVYQTDVAGFAKSYGLGLATRAAWAWTRRIHEGATRTLAPSSAAAEDLARHGIPRIHRWGRGVDIARFTPSARRTELRETWLRGGDRLLVGFVGRLAPEKHVDRLAALADDPGIQLVIVGDGPERARLARLMPGAVFTGELGGDELAQAYASLDVMVHPGEHETFCQGVQEALASGVPVIGPDAGGPRDLIAHCRNGYLLPVDRFTELLPSAVAALRDPRLRTRFAGAARKSVLHRTWPAICTELMGHYADVIGTRISLPHTA from the coding sequence GTGCGTGTAGCGATCGTCGCGGAGTCGTTCCTGCCGAACATGAACGGCGTCGTCAACTCCGTGCTGCGGGTCCTGGACCATCTGGACCGCCACGGTCATGAGGCGCTGATCGTCGCGCCGGACACCGTGCGCGGTCTGCCGCGCGCGCCGCACCGGCACGGCCGCTTCCCGGTGCACCGGGTGCCCGCCGTAATGGTGCCGAAGATCAGCTCGCTGCCGGTCGGCCTGCCGCAGCCCGGCATCACCGCGGCCATCGCGGCCTTCGACGCCGACGTCGTGCATCTGGCCTCGCCGTTCCTGCTCGGCGCCGGCGGGCTCGGCGCCGCGCTGCGGCTGGACCTGCCGACCGTCGCGGTGTACCAGACCGATGTGGCCGGCTTCGCCAAGAGCTACGGGCTCGGGTTGGCGACGCGCGCGGCCTGGGCCTGGACCCGCCGCATTCACGAGGGTGCGACCCGGACCCTGGCCCCCTCCAGCGCCGCCGCGGAAGACCTTGCGCGCCACGGTATTCCGCGAATCCACCGGTGGGGCCGGGGTGTGGATATCGCGCGGTTCACCCCGTCGGCGCGGCGGACCGAGCTGCGCGAGACCTGGCTGCGCGGCGGCGACCGGCTGCTCGTCGGATTCGTCGGGCGGCTCGCGCCGGAAAAGCATGTCGACCGGCTCGCGGCGCTGGCCGACGATCCCGGCATCCAGCTCGTCATCGTCGGCGACGGACCGGAACGGGCCCGCTTGGCGCGGCTGATGCCCGGCGCGGTGTTCACCGGCGAACTCGGCGGCGACGAGCTGGCACAGGCCTATGCGAGCCTCGATGTGATGGTGCATCCGGGTGAGCATGAGACGTTCTGTCAAGGCGTGCAGGAGGCGCTCGCCTCCGGGGTCCCGGTGATCGGGCCCGACGCGGGCGGGCCGCGCGACCTGATCGCGCACTGCCGCAACGGATATCTACTACCGGTCGACCGCTTCACCGAACTGCTGCCCAGCGCCGTTGCGGCGCTGCGGGATCCGCGGTTGCGGACCAGATTCGCCGGTGCGGCGCGCAAATCGGTGCTGCACCGCACCTGGCCCGCCATCTGCACCGAGCTCATGGGTCACTACGCGGACGTCATCGGCACGCGAATTTCATTGCCGCATACGGCATAA
- a CDS encoding demethylmenaquinone methyltransferase produces the protein MANTQSTRASLDKQPHEVASMFDGVAKRYDLTNTVISLGQDRYWRWAVHRAVAPRPGERVLDLAAGTGISTLDLAKSGAWCLAADFSQGMLAAGKFRGVPMVAADATNLPFADDSFDAVTISYGLRNISDSDRALREMLRVTKPGGRLLVCEFSTPIVPVFRTVYMEYLMRALPAVARAVSSNPDAYVYLAESIRAWPNQRQLAVRIADAGWSSVKWRNLTGGIVALHRGYKLG, from the coding sequence GTGGCGAATACACAATCGACTCGCGCATCGCTGGACAAACAGCCGCACGAGGTCGCGTCGATGTTCGACGGTGTCGCGAAGCGATACGACCTGACCAACACCGTGATCTCGCTGGGTCAGGACCGCTACTGGCGGTGGGCGGTGCACCGGGCGGTGGCGCCCCGGCCCGGCGAGCGGGTGCTCGACCTCGCGGCGGGCACCGGCATCTCAACCCTGGATCTGGCGAAATCCGGCGCGTGGTGCCTGGCCGCCGATTTCTCGCAGGGCATGCTGGCCGCGGGCAAATTCCGCGGGGTGCCGATGGTGGCGGCCGATGCGACGAATCTGCCGTTCGCCGACGACTCCTTCGACGCGGTGACCATCTCCTATGGCCTGCGCAACATCTCCGACTCGGACCGGGCGCTGCGCGAAATGCTGCGCGTCACGAAACCGGGCGGGCGGCTGCTGGTATGCGAATTCTCCACGCCGATCGTCCCGGTCTTCCGGACCGTGTACATGGAATACCTCATGCGGGCGCTGCCCGCGGTGGCGCGCGCGGTGAGCAGCAATCCGGACGCCTACGTCTACCTGGCGGAATCCATTCGCGCCTGGCCCAACCAGCGTCAACTCGCGGTGCGGATCGCCGATGCCGGGTGGTCCTCGGTGAAATGGCGTAACCTCACCGGCGGCATCGTCGCGCTGCACCGCGGCTACAAGCTGGGCTGA
- a CDS encoding bifunctional nitrate reductase/sulfite reductase flavoprotein subunit alpha has protein sequence MAETVSAPGTRIARTACSYCGVGCGMTVETKSDAQGAPVIAKVAGDKLHPTNAGRLCTKGATHLELMRTPGRMATAYRRPERDATPLPVPVDEAVREAAARLRAILDEYGPDAIALYVSGQMSLEAQYLATKLAKGYLRTVHIEANSRLCMASAGTGYKQSLGADGPPGSYDDLEKADLFFVIGANMADCHPILFLRMADRLKHGAKLIVVDPRRTDTAARADLFLQIAPGTDLALLNGLLFLLLENGDIDKDFIAEHTEGWDAMPEFLADYPPHRVAEITGLAEADIRTAARWIGAAGEWMTLWTMGLNQSTHGTWSTNAICNLHLATGAICRPGSGPFSLTGQPNAMGGREMGYMGPGLPGQRSVLSPADRTFVETAWGIEPGSLRTEAGPGTIEMFREMADGRIRAAWIICTNPVASISNRKTVIAGLEAAELVIAQDAYLETATNAYADILLPAALWAEADAVMVNSERNVTLLQQSVDPVGAARADWRLIADVATEMGFDGFQFDSSAEIFEEIKRFANPATGYDLRGMSYDLLRDGPMQWPCPDPARRRNPLRYRNDGVSQDLYVDADGHRPELAFPTPSRRAVFWPRPHLPADEMPDGDYPFVLNTGRLQHQWHTMTKTGKIDKLNKLNGQPFLEIHPDDAERLELRDGDQLEITSRRGRAVLPTRISDRVRPGDCFAPFHWNDEQGEYLTINAVTNDAVDPFSLQPEFKVCAVALRRVAPMTESATGTELSTEAAAVLAPDVPAHPLAGILGLDADATPTLTETERIYLSGYLTALQAIPVHGQPVLPDSAPLAPHSRLWIDGLLAGMYSRATVAGAAAPAVQRPVTVLWASQTGTAEEFAAVVAERLTETGFTPRLLDMDSCELTGLTGDVLVISSTFGDGGPPDNGADFWDRLHDSTIGLANVRYAVFALGDSSYDDFCGHGRKLDETFAERGATRLLPRLDSEADLGEPATQWLDDIIAVLAGEPNNTAAQPDSEGMPIETRPRGATMLTAPTRTHRAPAQFTRSAPVHATLLRNEVLSQAGTSKEVRQFGFDLRGLEASYEVGDSLGIWPTNNEALVAEWLTVTGLDGRRVVELDDRELPLSEALRTHYDISKVGAELLGFLAARNASPQLAKLLRRDNRNELDNYLWDRQAVDVLRDFPVRADLVDWLGMLKKLQPRQYSISSSPLVSPDEVQLTVSVVRYGERGGVCSTYLADRVGATPVPIFLQRAPHFRPPQDPAAAMIMVGPGTGIAPFRGFLQERRAVGATGRNWLFFGEQHAAHNFYYRAELEDMFRSGFLTRLDLAFSRDQRERIYVQHRMIEHGAELWAWLRDGAHFYVCGDATRMAKDVDDALLRIARIHGKLDEAGALAFRKQMIAEKRYVRDVY, from the coding sequence ATGGCGGAAACAGTCTCGGCCCCCGGTACGCGCATCGCCAGAACGGCGTGCTCGTACTGCGGCGTCGGTTGCGGGATGACCGTCGAGACCAAGTCCGACGCGCAGGGCGCACCGGTAATCGCCAAGGTCGCGGGCGACAAGCTGCATCCGACGAATGCGGGTCGGTTGTGCACGAAGGGCGCCACCCATCTGGAGCTGATGCGCACGCCGGGCCGGATGGCCACCGCGTACCGGCGGCCCGAGCGCGACGCCACCCCGCTGCCGGTCCCGGTCGACGAGGCCGTGCGCGAGGCCGCTGCACGGCTGCGGGCAATTCTGGACGAATACGGACCGGACGCGATCGCGCTGTACGTATCGGGCCAGATGTCGCTGGAGGCACAGTATTTGGCTACCAAGCTGGCCAAAGGCTATCTGCGCACGGTACATATCGAGGCGAATTCGCGGCTGTGCATGGCCAGCGCGGGCACCGGATACAAGCAGTCGCTCGGCGCCGACGGGCCACCGGGATCCTATGACGATCTCGAAAAGGCCGATCTGTTCTTCGTGATCGGTGCGAATATGGCCGACTGTCATCCAATTCTGTTCCTGCGCATGGCCGATCGGCTCAAGCACGGCGCGAAATTGATCGTGGTGGATCCGCGGCGCACCGATACCGCGGCGCGCGCCGACCTCTTCCTGCAGATCGCGCCGGGCACGGATCTGGCCCTGCTCAACGGATTGCTGTTCCTGCTGCTCGAAAACGGCGATATCGACAAGGATTTCATCGCCGAACATACCGAGGGCTGGGACGCGATGCCGGAATTCCTCGCCGACTATCCGCCGCACCGGGTGGCCGAGATCACCGGACTCGCCGAGGCCGATATCCGCACCGCGGCACGCTGGATCGGCGCGGCGGGCGAATGGATGACGCTGTGGACGATGGGCCTGAATCAGTCCACCCACGGCACCTGGAGCACCAACGCGATCTGCAACCTGCACCTGGCGACGGGTGCGATCTGCAGGCCGGGTAGCGGACCGTTCTCGCTGACGGGGCAACCCAACGCCATGGGCGGGCGCGAAATGGGCTATATGGGACCGGGTTTGCCGGGGCAGCGCAGCGTCCTCTCCCCCGCCGACCGCACCTTCGTGGAAACCGCGTGGGGTATCGAACCGGGCAGCCTGCGCACGGAGGCCGGACCGGGCACCATCGAGATGTTCCGCGAAATGGCCGACGGCCGGATCAGGGCGGCTTGGATAATCTGCACCAATCCCGTTGCCAGCATCAGCAATCGGAAGACGGTGATCGCCGGGCTGGAGGCGGCCGAGCTGGTGATCGCCCAGGACGCGTATCTGGAGACCGCGACCAACGCCTACGCCGATATCCTGCTGCCCGCCGCGCTGTGGGCCGAAGCCGATGCGGTGATGGTGAATTCGGAGCGCAACGTCACCCTGCTGCAACAATCGGTCGATCCGGTGGGCGCGGCGCGAGCCGACTGGCGGCTGATCGCCGACGTGGCCACCGAAATGGGTTTCGACGGCTTCCAATTCGATTCCAGCGCGGAGATTTTCGAGGAGATCAAACGGTTCGCCAACCCGGCCACCGGTTACGACCTGCGCGGGATGAGCTATGACCTGTTGCGCGATGGTCCGATGCAGTGGCCGTGCCCGGATCCGGCCCGGCGGCGCAATCCGCTGCGCTACCGCAACGACGGGGTGAGCCAGGACCTCTATGTCGACGCCGACGGGCACCGGCCGGAATTGGCCTTCCCGACCCCGAGCAGGCGGGCCGTCTTCTGGCCGCGCCCGCATCTGCCCGCCGACGAAATGCCGGACGGCGACTACCCGTTCGTATTGAACACCGGCAGGCTGCAACATCAGTGGCACACCATGACCAAGACCGGGAAGATCGACAAGCTGAACAAGCTGAACGGGCAGCCCTTCCTGGAGATCCATCCGGATGACGCGGAGCGACTGGAGCTGCGCGATGGCGATCAACTCGAAATCACCTCGCGCCGTGGGCGAGCCGTGCTGCCGACGCGGATCAGCGACCGGGTGCGGCCCGGCGACTGCTTCGCGCCGTTCCACTGGAACGACGAACAAGGCGAATACCTGACCATCAACGCGGTGACCAACGACGCGGTGGACCCGTTCTCGCTGCAGCCGGAATTCAAGGTCTGCGCGGTGGCACTGCGGCGGGTGGCACCGATGACCGAATCCGCAACGGGCACAGAGCTTTCCACCGAGGCCGCGGCGGTGCTCGCACCAGATGTTCCCGCGCACCCGCTCGCCGGGATACTCGGGCTGGACGCCGACGCGACGCCGACGCTCACCGAGACCGAACGCATCTACCTCAGCGGGTATCTGACCGCGCTGCAGGCGATTCCGGTGCACGGGCAGCCGGTGCTGCCGGATTCCGCACCGCTGGCGCCGCACAGCAGGCTCTGGATCGATGGTCTGCTCGCCGGAATGTATTCGCGGGCAACGGTGGCCGGTGCGGCCGCACCGGCGGTCCAGCGCCCGGTCACCGTGCTGTGGGCCTCGCAGACCGGGACGGCGGAGGAATTCGCGGCGGTGGTGGCCGAGCGGCTCACCGAAACCGGCTTCACCCCGCGACTGCTCGATATGGATTCCTGTGAGCTGACGGGACTGACCGGCGATGTGCTGGTCATCAGCAGCACCTTCGGCGACGGCGGGCCGCCGGACAACGGGGCGGATTTCTGGGATCGGCTGCACGACAGCACGATCGGGCTCGCGAACGTGCGGTACGCGGTATTCGCCCTCGGCGACTCGTCGTACGACGATTTCTGTGGGCACGGGCGCAAACTCGACGAAACCTTCGCCGAACGCGGTGCGACCCGGCTGCTTCCGCGCCTGGACAGCGAGGCCGACCTCGGCGAACCCGCGACCCAGTGGCTCGACGATATTATCGCGGTACTCGCTGGAGAGCCTAATAATACTGCGGCACAGCCTGATTCAGAAGGTATGCCGATCGAAACCCGACCGCGCGGCGCGACGATGCTGACCGCGCCGACGCGCACCCACCGCGCCCCGGCCCAGTTCACCCGCAGCGCACCGGTGCACGCCACGCTGCTACGCAATGAGGTGCTCTCGCAGGCGGGCACCTCGAAGGAGGTGCGGCAGTTCGGCTTCGACCTGCGCGGGCTGGAGGCGAGCTACGAGGTCGGCGATTCGCTCGGCATCTGGCCGACCAATAACGAAGCGCTGGTCGCGGAATGGCTCACCGTGACCGGGCTGGACGGACGCCGCGTCGTCGAACTCGACGACCGGGAGCTGCCGCTATCCGAGGCGCTGCGCACGCACTACGACATCAGCAAGGTCGGTGCGGAACTGCTCGGCTTCCTCGCCGCCAGGAATGCCAGCCCGCAACTGGCCAAGCTGCTGCGCCGGGACAACCGCAACGAGCTCGACAACTATCTGTGGGATCGTCAGGCCGTCGACGTGCTGCGCGATTTCCCGGTGCGCGCCGATCTGGTCGACTGGCTCGGCATGCTGAAAAAGCTACAGCCGCGCCAGTATTCGATCTCGTCGAGCCCGCTGGTCAGCCCGGACGAGGTGCAGCTGACCGTCAGCGTCGTGCGCTACGGCGAGCGCGGCGGGGTGTGCTCGACGTATCTGGCCGACCGGGTCGGCGCGACGCCCGTGCCGATATTCCTGCAGCGGGCACCGCATTTCCGGCCGCCGCAGGATCCGGCGGCGGCGATGATCATGGTGGGGCCGGGCACCGGCATCGCGCCGTTCCGCGGCTTCCTGCAGGAGCGGCGCGCCGTCGGCGCCACCGGACGCAACTGGCTGTTCTTCGGCGAACAGCATGCGGCGCACAACTTCTACTACCGCGCCGAGCTGGAGGATATGTTCCGCTCCGGCTTCCTCACCCGGCTCGATCTGGCCTTCTCCCGCGACCAGCGCGAGCGGATCTACGTGCAGCACAGGATGATCGAACACGGCGCCGAACTCTGGGCCTGGCTGCGCGATGGCGCGCACTTCTATGTCTGCGGTGACGCGACCCGGATGGCCAAGGACGTCGACGACGCGCTGCTGCGCATCGCCCGCATCCACGGAAAGCTCGACGAGGCAGGCGCGCTCGCGTTCCGCAAGCAAATGATCGCCGAAAAACGTTACGTCCGAGACGTTTACTGA
- a CDS encoding aldo/keto reductase produces MEYRRLGASGLLVPALSFGAGTFGGRGELFEAWGRTDAAQARRLIDISLEAGVTMFDTADVYSDGASEEVLGAAIRGRRDQVLISTKASLPTGPGPFDAGSGRARLIRAVDASLRRLDIDHIDLFQLHAFDAGTPVDEVLAALDDLVRAGKIRYLGASNFAGWQLMKSLASADRNGLTRYVAHQVYYSLVGRDYEWELMPLARDQGVGAVVWSPLGWGRLTGKIRRGQPLPAGSRLHRTAQAGPPVDDELLYNVVDVLDEIAAETGKTVPQIALNWLLQRPTVATVIVGARDENQLRQNLGALGWQLDPTQIARLDKASATTPPYPYYPYYRLPDFARLNPPAV; encoded by the coding sequence ATGGAGTACCGGCGGCTCGGCGCATCAGGTCTGCTGGTCCCGGCCCTGAGCTTCGGCGCGGGCACCTTCGGCGGGCGGGGTGAACTGTTCGAGGCGTGGGGTCGAACCGATGCGGCCCAGGCCCGCAGGCTGATCGATATCAGCCTGGAGGCGGGCGTCACCATGTTCGACACCGCCGACGTCTACTCCGACGGCGCATCGGAGGAGGTGCTCGGCGCCGCCATTCGCGGCCGCCGCGATCAGGTGCTGATCTCCACCAAGGCCTCGCTGCCGACCGGACCCGGCCCGTTCGACGCGGGTTCCGGGCGCGCCCGGCTGATCCGCGCGGTCGATGCCTCGCTGCGCAGGCTCGACATCGACCACATCGATCTGTTCCAGCTGCACGCCTTCGATGCGGGCACCCCGGTCGACGAGGTGCTCGCGGCACTCGACGATCTGGTGCGGGCGGGCAAGATCCGCTACCTCGGCGCATCCAACTTCGCGGGCTGGCAATTGATGAAATCCCTTGCGTCGGCGGACCGGAACGGGCTCACCCGCTATGTGGCGCATCAGGTCTACTACTCGCTCGTCGGCCGCGACTACGAGTGGGAGTTGATGCCGCTGGCTCGGGATCAGGGTGTCGGCGCGGTGGTGTGGAGCCCGCTCGGCTGGGGCAGGCTCACCGGCAAAATCCGCCGTGGCCAACCACTTCCGGCGGGCAGCAGGCTGCATCGGACCGCGCAGGCCGGCCCGCCCGTCGACGACGAACTGCTCTACAACGTGGTCGACGTCCTGGACGAAATCGCCGCGGAGACGGGCAAAACGGTGCCGCAGATCGCGCTCAACTGGCTGCTCCAGCGTCCAACCGTGGCCACCGTCATCGTCGGTGCCCGCGACGAGAACCAGCTGCGCCAGAACCTCGGCGCCCTCGGCTGGCAACTCGACCCCACTCAAATCGCCCGCCTCGACAAGGCAAGCGCGACAACCCCGCCCTACCCCTACTACCCGTACTACCGCCTCCCGGACTTCGCCAGGCTGAATCCCCCTGCGGTGTAG
- a CDS encoding TetR/AcrR family transcriptional regulator: MTLESATPGSIRPGGRTARVRESVLRVAGDLLAERGFAHLDLTEVAARAEVGKTTVYRRWRTPTGLVTDLLAEMAEESVPRADTGSLLGDLTANALLVARTLADPRQGRLFRAVIAAATCDETAADALRRFYDTRLTEWAPCVEAAIARGEAPTGTDPRAVLSAVSAPLYYRLLASGDPIDDRVAVQSAEAAMNAVAAGTFVG, translated from the coding sequence ATGACCCTGGAGAGTGCCACGCCGGGCTCGATCCGCCCCGGCGGACGCACCGCCCGCGTCCGCGAATCCGTGCTGCGCGTCGCGGGCGATCTGCTGGCCGAACGCGGCTTCGCCCACCTCGACCTGACCGAGGTCGCGGCGCGGGCCGAGGTCGGCAAGACCACCGTCTACCGGCGCTGGCGCACCCCGACCGGACTCGTCACCGACCTGCTGGCGGAGATGGCCGAGGAGTCCGTGCCGCGCGCCGACACCGGATCGCTGCTCGGCGACCTCACCGCCAACGCCCTCCTGGTCGCGCGCACCCTCGCCGACCCGCGCCAAGGCAGGCTCTTCCGCGCCGTCATCGCGGCGGCCACCTGCGACGAGACCGCGGCCGACGCCCTGCGCCGCTTCTACGACACCCGCCTCACCGAATGGGCGCCCTGCGTCGAGGCGGCCATCGCCCGCGGCGAGGCCCCGACCGGCACCGATCCGCGCGCGGTACTGTCCGCGGTCTCCGCGCCGCTCTACTACCGGCTGCTCGCCAGCGGGGATCCGATCGACGACCGGGTCGCGGTCCAGTCCGCCGAAGCGGCGATGAATGCCGTTGCCGCAGGAACTTTCGTCGGATAA
- a CDS encoding TIGR03086 family metal-binding protein — MQPEFDMEQAADALARIVGGITEAQLDEPTPCSDFTVRQLLAHTSGAVDALRRLAAREQVSAPSKELPADWRDLIPTQLKGLAIAWREPAAWDGDVEVFGSTRPASAWAHIALDELVVHGWDLAVATGQQFECAPGDLEVLGGWWQNVPAEGMPGMFAPAVPVPDDASVLDRVIARSGRSPSWQA, encoded by the coding sequence ATGCAACCGGAATTCGATATGGAGCAAGCCGCCGACGCGCTGGCGCGCATAGTAGGCGGGATCACCGAAGCTCAACTCGACGAGCCGACGCCGTGCTCGGATTTCACTGTGCGCCAACTGCTCGCGCACACCTCGGGTGCCGTCGACGCGCTGCGCCGACTGGCCGCGCGCGAGCAGGTCTCCGCGCCGTCGAAGGAGCTGCCTGCGGACTGGCGCGACCTGATCCCGACCCAGCTGAAGGGGCTGGCCATCGCCTGGCGGGAGCCCGCGGCCTGGGACGGCGATGTGGAGGTGTTCGGCAGTACCCGACCCGCGTCGGCATGGGCGCACATCGCGCTCGACGAACTGGTCGTGCACGGCTGGGATCTCGCGGTCGCGACCGGTCAGCAATTCGAATGTGCCCCAGGTGATCTGGAGGTGCTAGGGGGCTGGTGGCAGAACGTGCCCGCCGAGGGCATGCCCGGCATGTTCGCCCCCGCCGTCCCGGTGCCCGACGACGCGTCCGTCCTTGATCGCGTGATCGCCCGCAGCGGCCGATCGCCTTCCTGGCAGGCGTAG
- the menD gene encoding 2-succinyl-5-enolpyruvyl-6-hydroxy-3-cyclohexene-1-carboxylic-acid synthase produces the protein MNPSTAQAQVVVDELVRGGVRDVVLCPGSRNAPLAFALQAADAADRLRLHMRIDERTAGFLAIGLAVSSRLPVPVVMTSGTAVANLGPAVLEANYARVPLIVLSANRPYEMLGSGANQTIEQLGLFGSQVRLTVSLGLAEAESGSAECPPYQRQNSQWRTAVCRVLAAARGTRSGNAGPVHFDIPLREPLVPDIAPGEAVPTGRTGDRAWTETRYATLDVPLDLDLSPDTVVISGHGAGLRPELADLPTVAEPTAPMHGPALHPLALPLLRPRQAIITGRPTLHRQVAKVLADPEVMVYALTTGPRWPDVSGNVLGTGTRAVTTGAPRPEWLAHCRELNAKAHQVVRAELARHPKPTGLHVAAVVMDALHEGDQLLLGASNPVRDAALVSQPKPGVKVLSNRGVAGIDGTVSSAVGAALHHPGRTIALIGDLTFLHDASGLLIGPGEPRPADLTIVVANDDGGGIFELLEQGDPQYAGVFERVFGTPHGMDLAALCAAYRIPHRQVDPERLAVELAEQTHGMRVLEVATERSSLRELHATVRAKIAP, from the coding sequence GTGAACCCGTCTACAGCACAGGCACAGGTCGTCGTCGACGAACTTGTGCGCGGGGGTGTGCGGGATGTCGTCCTGTGCCCCGGATCCCGCAACGCGCCGCTGGCGTTCGCCCTACAGGCGGCCGACGCGGCCGACCGGCTCCGGTTGCACATGCGCATCGATGAACGGACCGCCGGATTCCTCGCCATCGGGCTCGCGGTGTCCAGCCGCCTGCCCGTACCCGTCGTGATGACCTCGGGGACCGCGGTGGCCAACCTCGGTCCCGCCGTCCTGGAGGCCAATTACGCCAGGGTGCCGCTGATCGTGCTCAGCGCGAACCGGCCGTACGAAATGCTCGGATCCGGCGCCAACCAGACCATCGAACAGCTCGGTCTGTTCGGCAGCCAGGTGCGGCTCACGGTCAGCCTCGGCCTGGCCGAGGCGGAGTCCGGATCCGCCGAATGCCCGCCCTATCAGCGTCAGAACAGCCAGTGGCGCACCGCCGTCTGCCGGGTGCTCGCCGCGGCCCGCGGCACCCGCTCCGGCAATGCCGGGCCGGTGCACTTCGATATCCCGCTGCGCGAACCGCTGGTGCCCGATATCGCGCCCGGCGAGGCGGTGCCGACCGGCCGCACCGGCGACCGGGCCTGGACCGAGACCCGGTACGCGACCCTCGATGTCCCGCTAGACCTCGACCTGAGCCCCGACACCGTGGTGATCTCCGGGCACGGCGCCGGACTCCGGCCGGAACTGGCCGATCTGCCGACGGTCGCGGAACCCACCGCGCCCATGCACGGCCCGGCGCTGCATCCGCTCGCGCTGCCGCTGCTGCGGCCGCGCCAGGCCATCATCACGGGCCGGCCGACCCTGCACCGCCAGGTCGCCAAGGTGCTCGCCGACCCGGAGGTCATGGTCTACGCGCTGACCACCGGCCCGCGCTGGCCCGATGTCTCCGGCAATGTGCTCGGCACCGGCACCCGCGCGGTGACGACCGGTGCGCCGCGGCCCGAATGGCTTGCGCACTGCCGCGAGCTGAATGCCAAGGCGCATCAGGTGGTTCGCGCCGAGCTGGCCCGGCATCCGAAGCCGACCGGACTGCATGTGGCGGCCGTCGTGATGGATGCGCTGCACGAGGGCGATCAGCTGCTGCTCGGCGCGTCCAATCCGGTGCGGGACGCGGCGTTGGTCTCGCAGCCGAAGCCGGGCGTCAAGGTGCTGTCCAACCGCGGCGTCGCCGGTATCGACGGCACGGTCTCATCGGCGGTCGGCGCCGCGCTGCACCACCCCGGGCGGACCATCGCGCTGATCGGCGACCTGACCTTCCTGCACGACGCGTCCGGGCTGCTGATCGGTCCGGGCGAACCGCGGCCCGCCGACCTGACCATCGTGGTGGCCAACGATGACGGCGGCGGCATCTTCGAACTGCTCGAACAGGGCGATCCGCAGTACGCGGGGGTGTTCGAGCGGGTCTTCGGCACCCCGCACGGGATGGATCTCGCTGCGTTGTGCGCGGCCTACCGGATTCCGCACCGCCAGGTGGATCCGGAGCGGTTGGCCGTCGAGTTGGCCGAGCAGACGCATGGCATGCGGGTGCTGGAGGTGGCCACCGAACGGTCGAGCCTGCGTGAGCTGCACGCGACCGTGCGCGCCAAGATCGCACCCTGA